A genome region from Sceloporus undulatus isolate JIND9_A2432 ecotype Alabama chromosome 1, SceUnd_v1.1, whole genome shotgun sequence includes the following:
- the CLN8 gene encoding protein CLN8 has translation MEKMNLENYRVMPRSVFAWDYVLWEVRLKIMAAGFFLYLGVFYLSHCLSSRLSIIYRLLPAKEKVFWNLAATRGVFGIQSCVAGLWALLLDPVFQADKVHSQQDWSWFNCLIASGFFLLENVAVHVSNAVFRTFDLFLVVHHFLAFGGFFGLITNVKSGHYIPLMGMLLEMSTPFTCISWMLLKVGWADTLFWKANQWVMIHMFHCRMILTYHMWWVCISNWNAVLENLGLLHFAVVFTGMTAVTFILNPYWMYKKTQQLLCPVDWNFTNRTMKNGSSKKLNGKVSQKKEL, from the exons atggaaaaaatgaatcTCGAAAATTATCGGGTGATGCCCAGATCCGTATTTGCTTGGGATTATGTTCTGTGGGAAGTCCGTTTGAAAATAATGGCAGCTGGCTTCTTTCTCTACTTGGGAGTATTTTATCTCTCACACTGCCTATCTTCACGGTTGAGTATCATTTACCGCTTGCTCCCTGCAAAGGAGAAAGTCTTCTGGAATCTGGCAGCTACCCGAGGTGTGTTTGGCATCCAGAGTTGTGTTGCTGGGTTGTGGGCCTTGCTTTTGGATCCTGTTTTTCAAGCTGACAAGGTGCATTCTCAACAGGACTGGAGCTGGTTCAATTGTCTAATAGCCTCTGGTTTCTTCTTGCTTGAAAACGTAGCTGTTCATGTCTCCAATGCTGTCTTCAGAACTTTTGACTTGTTCTTGGTTGTTCACCATTTCCTTGCCTTCGGTGGCTTTTTTGGTCTGATCACCAACGTAAAGTCTGGACATTACATACCCTTGATGGGAATGCTACTTGAGATGAGCACACCTTTTACCTGCATATCATGGATGCTCTTAAAG gtTGGTTGGGCTGACACTTTGTTTTGGAAGGCAAACCAGTGGGTAATGATCCATATGTTCCATTGCCGCATGATCCTTACTTACCATATGTGGTGGGTGTGCATTTCCAACTGGAACGCTGTGCTGGAGAATCTGGGACTCCTTCATTTTGCAGTTGTATTCACTGGAATGACTGCTGTAACTTTTATACTTAATCCCTACTGGATGTACAAAAAGACTCAGCAGCTTCTCTGCCCTGTTGACTGGAACTTTACCAATAGGACAATGAAAAATGGCTCATCCAAAAAACTGAATGGAAAAGTGTCACAGAAGAAAGAGCTTTGA